Genomic DNA from Equus asinus isolate D_3611 breed Donkey chromosome 10, EquAss-T2T_v2, whole genome shotgun sequence:
AAGTGAGATTGGAGGGGTGGAGTGAGGAGttccatgtttaactttataTTACATCGTTTGCTTTTCAAACTAAGGGACACATATTtctttgtattaattttctaattaaaaaggcGAAAGTTCTTTTTAATGCCACTTCCCAGAGAACTAGAGTTGTGtgcatattttaaagttgtttttctctgcatAGATCTATACACATATTACATTCAGGATGGGGTCACACTATCCATAATGCTGCTTCTCCCTCACAGACCGTGttacaatgaatatttttgtacagcaCCCCCCATCTGTGGTTTTGCTTCCTCAAGGTCAGTCacaatccaaaaatattaaattaaaaattccagaaataagcaattggtaagttttaaattgtgtgccgtTCAGAGTAGGGTGATGAAATCTCCCACTGGTGTGATTCATCCTGACTGGGaagtgaatcatccctttgtccagcgcaTCCAGAATGTATACTCTAcccacctgttagtcacttagcagcCCTCTCGGTTATCAGATCCCCTGCcctggtatcacagtgcttgtttCAAGTAATTAAGTAACCTATTATTGTGCttaatttatgaattaaactttatcataggtatgcatgaattggaaaaaatatgtatataggGTTTCGTACTACTTTGGTTTCAGgcacccactgggggtcttggaacaaaAGCCTGACAGATAAACGGGGACTAGTTGTGTGTGTGCGTATCCCTCGTGGATAAGGGAGGACTAGTGTTTACATATATTTTGCACTCATCAGAGAGTTTCTATGGTATAGAATACATTCTGAGATCCAGGATGCTGAGTTGGAGTTTATGAACATTGAAGATTTTAATACGTACTCCCAATCTGAGCCAACTTTGCCTCATCCCAATCCTGGGCAATGTATTCATTTGACTTTCTGGActtttccctcatttccttcacTGTATCTTTCAGCCTCACTCCTGGGACATTGTTTTCCCTGGTGGTGAAGCATGGTCTCATCTCTTTGGGCTTCAACCTGGAATTCCCCAGATATATGTGATATTTCTCAGCAGCAGTGCTCAGCCCCCTCCCCATTTTCTTCACAGTGTCTTTCAGCCTCACTCCTGGGACGTTGTTTGCCTTGATGGAGAAGGGCTATGTGATCCTCCCTGGACCTGAACCTGGAATTCCCTAGATCTATGTGCTATATCTCAGGGTCAGTGCTTAGCACCCTTCCCATTTAACTGAATCTGATAACATTGTAAATTTCCTCATGCCTTGGGCAGTTAATTTCACCTCAGTATACCCATCAATAAAATGTGAGGGGTTCTATTTTCTTCCCTGCCTACTCCTGCAGTTGGAAACTCAAATGACAGttgacatatgcatacacccatggTTCCAACACTACATCAAATTTTATGCAtaaaatatgtgcagtttttCGTATATCagtttacctcaataaagctgtaaaaaacagaaaaagaagaattgcTGAGCTTAGAATATTTGCAGCCTTAATCTACATAGATAATGATCAGAGAAGAATGCGCACTTGGCTGTCCCTGAATAATTTTCAAAGGTAGACctggaaagaatgaatgattttGACTGCAGTTGGTTGAGCAGTCTCGTAGGTGAAAGTTGATTCCACTTACCTGCAACATCTGTTCGTTGTCCCCACAGCACAGTTGGAGGAGGTGCACACCTGTCATCTGATGCCAGATAATTACGTATCCTGAGACTTTGAGGTGAAAATGCAGTGTTAGTAAATGGGAGTTCCAGAATTCAGAAAAGAAGTACCTGTGCCTCCACCCCAAATGtttagcctcttttgcccatggGGTGTTAGACCCATACAAGGAGGGGGTAGAATAATGCTTTATCAAGGCTTTTCGATGATTTAGAAGAAGCATGGAGTTTGATTCACAGTTAAATTCAGAGGAAAAATGGaagcacttttcatttctttcaaaagcACAATTATAATAACTTGATTGGATTATGTGCCATCTTAATTTATTATGAATTACATACATTTTTCACCACCTTCCTATTATTCAAATAAGATACTATATACGCACACATTTTTACATGGTATACCACTAGGTAGGTGAAAGTTATTATAATTGGTCATAAAATATCTTGCATTACTGGCAAAGAAATTGACAGTTGAGTGAAAGGGTTTGGTAAAGATTTCTTCAGGTGGTTAGTATTATTGCTCATCTAATAAGCTGGAGAAAGATATATTAATGATGGGACTTGTTATCAGTTAGAGGAAAAGTCAGCAACAACTGGGAGCCTTTGCAAGCCTTTTAAGTCACACTATCCCACCTTAAAAGGTATTTACTCCCTTCCTTGATTGACAGGAAATGTACACTATTTGTGTACTTCACTTTTTCCATTGGAACTTTCCACTTTGTGGACATTTATCACCTCAGattggttttctcttctttgcttccTCACCACTTCTGCAAGTCCCTTCTCTAGCCACGAGCCCAGACGAATCCAGGATGTAAAACTTGAAGCATAGAATGTATTTCCTAAACAAGACATAAAAATCCTGTATGAGTAATACACAGGTATATGAAAGCTATCGATCATCCATGCAGCTGCTTCCCTGAATGAGCAAGGAAAGTTGAGAAGTGACAACCTAGAATaacattcaactaatatttattggacAGATTCTGTGCTTGCaccttgtctcatttaatcctgacaaaaGCACAGTAATGTTAGTTGCGTTATTATCCccctttaaaaattaagagactGAAGTTCTGAGAGTCATTCAGGTGATAAGTGGTATATCTAAGACTCAAACCCAGGTATGTCTGATTTCAaattgtgtgttttaaaatagtCTACCACACCTCTTCCTGGACTATACACATGTGGTCAAGAACTAAGTTGGTGTGTCCTCTGCAAAGAGAAGTCCTCTTACCGCCCAGTGTCGTAAGTCTCCTTGCTGACCCACTCCCCTTCTCCATCCTTTGCTCCCACATATTGGATCCTTTCAATTTTCTTACATCCTTCTCCCATTTCTGCCTACCATTCCAAAAGCCATatgttctcctttcttctttgctttcagaAGGAAAGTTTGTAAGGTACGTTGGTCCTCAACATTGTCAGAATCTAAGAAAACAGCAGCTCTCTGCTTTTACAGCATCAGTAACAGACCTCAGAATCTCTCCTGGGTCCAGAGTTTTGGAATCCTAGCTTCTCCTTGTCTACCCTCTTCCTATTTCCAGCATTAACACAAACAGATATATAGCCCTCTCGAACAGGTATGTCCTCCTTAGGGATTCCACAGACTTCCCAGGCTGGATCCTTCTCTTTTCAGCTCTCTGAAATCTCTCCTTTCTGCCTAGTTTTCAGTCTAATTTCAGATTAGAGCTTTACCTAGCCCTTCTTGGCTGTTAAATTCAAGATTCCAAGGCAAGTGGACACTTAACATATGCCTATTGGAATTCTTTTTGTGAATAACTGTCTTCCGTCTGTCTTAACATACCTTTGTTCTGCATCTGAATGACCAGAGGTGCTTAAAGTGGACTTTGCTGGAAACTTATCTGTTGTGTTCCTCTGTTAATCTGGCAATATCTCACCCAGATGTCTCCTACTGGAGAAACTCATTTCATTCCCTCCCATGTGTGTCTCAATCCTGGCACTATTGCAACTCACAATTACATAGTGCTGACATGTGCCAGACATTGCTCTAAGAACTTTACAGACATTAAGTCACTTAGTCCTTACagcaccccattttacagataatgaaactgaACTACAGGGAATTGAAGTGACTTGTGTAAGGTTACACAGCTTAATGGTGGTCAAGTCCAGTTTCAGAATGTGTGATGTTAACCCTCCCATTATCCTAACTTTCTTGctcacttgtttcctggcttttgagaaggaggagaaaagaagataggatcaggaaaagggaggaagatcACATGAAGTTGTTGACTCCACAGTCTCTGTTCCCACTAACACCTCAGTCTGCCTACCTGTGGACTTGACAGAGGAGATTCAGGGTCCTGATTAGTCTTGGGGGCCTACCAGGAAGTTATCATCAGCCCTGACTCTCCGAGGAAGGAGGCCACTTGAAGTGTAGATCTAACTTCAGAAATGTGCTGGTCCTTCTGACTACTTACAGTGGGAGTTGAGGATAGAAAGTGAGACCAATTCAGAGCCCTGGGAGAATTGGTCCTGTGGTCTTCCCAGGAGAGGAACATTACTGATGCCCTCTGAGCTCTGTGTTCAGGAGCCTGTTGGGAAACTGGGCTCCAGGGTTGTAGCCTCTTACACTCGGTAAGGGAATTAGGGCCATGCAGCAGCTGGGGTAGAAGTGTGTTTGTGCACACGTATGTGaactatgtattttttaatacgCATATGTGTGTTCCCTCTACCTGCCTGTGCtcctgtgcatgtctgtgtgtagGCTTACACACATGTGCCTACCTGGAAGGGGATGGTCTCTGACATCTCTGTGATTCTGTGTCTGCATGTATGACTGTATCTAGGTGCTGGTGTAGGGTTATAGGGAAGGGATTAACGTATAGGTTCTGGATCCAGACTGAATAGAttcaaatgccagctctgcctcttacaaTCTGTGTGAGCGTTTGTaatacttaacttttctgagtctcgtatttttttatttgcctttgttaaaaattttattgctTCAATTTCTTAAGCCAGACTACACGTTTTTGAATTCCTATTCCACTAATTACTAAATGAGTGAATTTGGGCAAGATATGTAGCTTCATTCACCCACATTGTTCTTATCTATAAATAGCATAGCAATTACAATTATAGAgagatattttttctgtttaggtagactttattttttagaggagTTATAGTTTTTCAACAAAATTGGCCAAAATGTACAGAGAGTTCCAACATACTCGCTACCACCATACActcatagcctcccccattatcaacgtTTCCCACTAGAGCGGTACGTTTGTTATAAGTGATGAccctatattgacacatcatcaaCCAAAGTCCATAGCTGagattagggttcactcttggtgttgtactttctttaggttttgacaaatatataatgatacCACTATAGTATCAtagagaatagtttcactgctctccaaatcctctgtgctccgcctgctcattcctccctccccacaaggCCTGGCagtcactgatctttttactgtctccatagttttgccttttctagaatgtcctcTAGTTGGAATCATAATgcatgtagacttttcagatagATTCTTTCATTTAGTCATACACATGTATGtttcctccatgtgttttcatgtcttgatagttcatttctttttagcactgtgTAATATACCATTGTCTGGATAttccacagtttatccatttttctatttaaagataTCCTTTTTTTAGTAGTTAGAGATGATTTTATTGTTACAAAGGGAATGCTGAAAATTTATTCTGCCACCTGATGCAGTCTTCTCTGTTGTGTATGCTGCTTCAGTTTACAAGCACCGCCTCTGTTTCATGGCCTGAGCCATTTAGTGGATTCTAGAGGGACCTGTGTGGGAGTCCTTTCTCCAACTTCGTAAGTGAGGCAGAATGTTCCTCTGAATTGCCAAGGTCACGGTTAGCTAGGGCTGGAATGGGATTCCCGTTTATGGTTCCCTATCTGGTTCCTGCCTCCCAGGCTGCCTCTGAATTGCAGCAGCAGCTATGCTGTCTCCATAACAAGGGGCAGGTGTGGTGGGTTAGGGCCGAGGTTGGAGGTAGATGGGTTCCATGAGGGGAATCTAAACACTCTAAGGCATTCTAGTGGGAATCTAGAAGGCTGACATGGTAAAAGAGGCTTGGAACCACGTCCCCAGTGTCTTTATGCCCATGAGGGCCTGGCTGACTTCACCTTCATCTTTTGAACTTCCTGAGTCTATGAAGCCCTGGTTATTCCTGCTTCTGTGCAGCAAGCCCAGGATATATATGATGCAGCTCATTAGGGCTCTGCATCAGATGACCTGAGTTTCTGGCTACATGATAAGAATTCCTTTATGGTATGCATCTGGAATTCCTGATACATCCAGAGAAAGCTGTTCTCAGAGCACTTCTCCTGTCCAGGGATGCAGTGGCTCTGGTCAAGCTCAGTAGTGTTTGTAGTTAGAAATCCTGCACTGGCTTCCATCCTAACCAGCTAATCAACTTCTTCCATGTGAAGTTCTGCTGATGGGGTCCTGGAGATTGCTTGGTTGAAGGAGATTCTTCTGCTTTTGGGGGAAATACATTTGTATCCTCACTCTGGTTTCTGCCTCTTGAAACTTCTTCAACTCTAGAATTATATGACTacttttttcagttgttttggtAACGCATTCTCTATCAGACTCTTCAATGTGGGAAATACGCAGCACTTTCCCCTAGGTACTCATCAGCTCTCAGTTCTCCTACCCTTTCTTGTTTATGTCACTCTGATAAATAGGCAAAACgtgttcaaagaactaaatattTCTTAGTTCAGTACCGAGTAAAATCTCCAACATTGACGTATACGCAATGAGCTTTCAGAGGAAggatgtttgttttcctttacaaTTTCTCATGAAAGTACATGCCTATAGTATTATTTAACTACTATTTTCAAGCAGCTTCCCAGGTACCTATAAGATGGGAAGAGAGGCTGTCAAGGAATTTCCTGGTCTGCTTCCAAGGACCATAGAGAGGATCCCATTCAACCTGATGAGGTGTTTAGAAGGTCCGCTTAGACCTTTCCTCTGATTATATCTACTTTCAGAagggatttattttttcttaccaaTGCTTATTAGCAATTCCCCGAGTTAACTTCCGAACACCCTTATTTTGGATACCAAAACCACTAAAGTCCCTAGATACTACCTGCCCACTATCAGTTCACTCCTTCTGAAgggcgacaggatatctattaggATTTGCTTCATATTCTAACAGAGACAACATTCTAGCTCTAACTGAGAATGTTAGGATTAACCTGAGGGCCACAGTGGTACCTCTTTCACTCCATTGTGCTCATGGTCACTTACTATCTAGAATTCCCTTAGTTTGAACTTTTTAGAATATCTGTAGGCTTATACATGAAGATCTTGATTTCTTAGTGACTGTGTGTTGTTGAGAAAAAAGAGTCTGGGCCTTATGGCAGAGTGAGGtcagaatttataaaatatgtttggTTTCTTGGGACCAGAGGACTTAGTTAGCTTTATAAGTTACAGGAAGGCatgattaattaatttatatatttaatatatgctGGTCATTCTTCACATTGTAAAGTGGTGTGTTGTACTTGGTTGATCATAAGAAAACTGTGGCACATCAGTAGAGTAAGTGGGAGGGATCCAGATCTTCTAGGCCTGCCTCCCCCAAACTGAGTGATTGGTGACAAATAATGGTGAAAGCCAGGTGTGCCTGAACAAATATGAAGGCTATTGCAAATTGACTTTGTTTCTTGGATTTCTGGTTGCTTCCTGATATTTGGAAGAGGACATAGTGACAGTAATGGCAGGGACCTTGATGTTGGGCCCTAGCTGTTCCTATCTTTTGTTAGTCTGCTATACACCTCTTGTAATGCCATTAAGGCCAAAAGACTTGTAGCCAACTTCAGGTCCTGATATCCACAAGCTTATGATTTATAAAAGCTGGTAGTTGTAAAAACTTGATGAAATTATTGAAGGAAAAGTATTCCAGAGAGAGTATATATCTTTTGCTACTGTTGTTGTTGACAATAACATAATCAGAGAAGGATTGATTAAGACACAAATTCACACTTACGTATTTGTGTTATTAGAGTTGTGTAGTAGTCATTACTGCAGTTCACCAAATATTTCTggctctccattttacagatacatCATTAGATTGTGACTCCTGATTCTCTTGTGTTTGATGGGTCTTGAGATAGTTGTGGACAAGGAGCTGTAGTCAGAAGAGGTCTGAGTCACTTCTGGAACAGAGTATTTAATTGTCCGTTCAATTCTTCAAGGGTCTTTCTCAGCTTCAAACAGAGTTATGGTTAATATTTATGATGGTGACTGTTCCATCAGCTTTGGTCACTGAGTATTTAAAAAGAGcagtgcctttttattttctatggtGTGAATGAGTGATACATCTCTGGTTTTAAGCTCCGAATATTTTGGGATTGTTTGTTCTACAGAATAACCTAACTTATCCTGACTGATATATGTTGCTTTTTCCAGGATATAAACGGCTGTCAGTGAGGTTATGACCAtgctgggaatggaagaattaagagtCAAGGGAAAAAGAGTCAATTACTGAGAATTCATACTGTGATGACACTTTGGTGTTGATAGGAGAATAAATCTGCTTTGTAGATTCTTCCAACTTTCCAGCCTTATTCTCCTCGCTCTCAGATTGAAAAAGTCTCCTAGGCCTTGTCATTGTTCCTCAAAACACATTCCAATGCTTATTGCTTCTACCTGCTTGGGTGGTTTCCACTATTTGAAATGCTCTGCCCAGTTTCTCATCTATCAAACTCTCAGTGTCAAAATAAATCCATTCTTAAGGATAATCTTAGTTCATTACTCAAAGAGTCTTCCCCAATTCCCTTGATATCCATGTAATGCCTTATTCTGAAAACTATAGGACTTTATATTTCCTTGAGTGCTAGCCAATGCAAAGCTTATAGAAGAGTTATTTGGAAATACCTTATTCCATTACATGGGCGGCACAAACAGTTTTCCTGAAATGTGGATACCTAGTGATACCTAGCAATTCTTGGTCTGTGATTGAACATTTATTCTGTCAAAGTCATTGATAGAAACCAAGTATTCTATCTTCCAGGTCAATATTCTTTCTGCTATTCAACACTACCTCTCAATACCTCTTTGGGTGCCATGTGAAAAATGGGTAGGTAAGAAGGTATGCTGATTATCTTTTAGGTCATTTCCCAATTGTGATATTGTATCTTGTTATTCCTTCTATGAGTATATTCTTTCCCTTAATTTCCTCAAACCCATCTTCATATCTTTGTTCCTGAGGCTGTAGATGAAAGGGTTCAGCATGGGTGTCACCACTGTGTACATAACTGTGGCTACCCGATCCTTCACCACTGAGTACATGGACAGGGGCCTAAAATAGACATAGATGACACTGCCATAGAACAAGACCACTACAGTGAGGTGGGAGCCACACGTAGAGAAGGCCTTCCACTTCCCAGCTGCAGAGGGGATTCTGAGCACAGTAATGATGATTCTCAGGTAGGAGAAGAGGATGCACAGGAAGGGGGTTGCAATGACAGCCAGGGTCTCAGTCATGACCACAATCTGGTTGGAGGAAGTGTCAGAGCAGGATAGCTTTAACACAGGTTGAGTATCACAAAAAAAGTGCTTAATGACATGGGAGGCACAGAAAGAGAGTTGGGACATGAGTAGCACACGGAGCAGGGAGTGGAGGTGCGAGATAGTGCAAGAACCCAGCAGCATGAGGAGGCAATGCCGTGAGTTCATAACCGTATCATAATGGAAGGGGTTGCAGATGGCTACCAGCCGATCTATGGCCATAGAGGCCAGCAGGTAGCTGTCAGTGTTTGCAAATGCCATGAAGAAATACATCTGAATGAGACAGCCCACATAGGAGATAGACTTTGTTTCTGATAGTAAATTCACCAGCATCTTGGGCACAATGACTGTTGTGAAGCAGATATCCATGAAGGACAGGttgctgagaaaaaagtacataggaGTATGGAGCCGGAAGTCCGAGTGGATGGCCAGGATGATGAGTACATTCCCCACCAGGGTGACCAGGTACATGATGAGGAAGATGGCAAAGAGAGGTTTCTGTAGCTGAGGGTTGGAAGAGATGCCCAGGAGCATAAAGCCTGATGTGCTGCTGCTGTCGTTCTTTATCTCCATGTCTCTGTTGTCCAGGGCAGGGTTTGGAGAGGCAGTGGGAAGGATGTGAAGGGCAATTTCATAAAGACTGCTTCTTTTATAATCTCCAGCCTATATAAAAAAAGCCCACTGCTATTTGTTAGgatttaaagaatatttacttCAAGTAACTACAGAGAAA
This window encodes:
- the LOC106830843 gene encoding olfactory receptor 1L4, with product MEIKNDSSSTSGFMLLGISSNPQLQKPLFAIFLIMYLVTLVGNVLIILAIHSDFRLHTPMYFFLSNLSFMDICFTTVIVPKMLVNLLSETKSISYVGCLIQMYFFMAFANTDSYLLASMAIDRLVAICNPFHYDTVMNSRHCLLMLLGSCTISHLHSLLRVLLMSQLSFCASHVIKHFFCDTQPVLKLSCSDTSSNQIVVMTETLAVIATPFLCILFSYLRIIITVLRIPSAAGKWKAFSTCGSHLTVVVLFYGSVIYVYFRPLSMYSVVKDRVATVMYTVVTPMLNPFIYSLRNKDMKMGLRKLRERIYS